DNA sequence from the Leptospirillum ferrooxidans C2-3 genome:
AGGATCCGATTATTCAAGCCTGTCCGCTGGATCATGCGGGTCACATGCCCCCTGATCGCGCCCGTATTGCCAATGGGCGGAATCACATAAATATGTCGGGGATCCATCGAAATGTTCAAAGCGTCAATCGTTCCGTTGCCATCGGCGATGAAGACAATATCCTTGTCGACCGCCATTCCCAGCGGAAGGATTCCAAAGTGAAAGGCTTTTCCGGGCCGTATCTCCGGAAGCGGCGCGGAATGCCCGTTGCCGGCGACCACGACAGCTTGTCCGGGCAGAACCACCTGATTCACCAGATCTTTCCCGCCGGAAACGGGAACCGTCATGTTTTCTCCGGATATATTGAGGAAAACCACTTCGTGGCGTGTATCGGACAAGAGCAGGTTATTCCCCCAGAAAGACATCGCAACGGATTCGATATCCAGCTGGGAAGCATATTGAGGAGATGAGGACGGGTAGAAAAGATGCTCCCGGGATCCCCCCCAGGACACTTGGGAAAAACACAGGAAAGGGACCGCACCCATCAGAATGGCCAACACAGCACGTCCCGGGAACTTCCTGACGATCTTCACAAAACCTGTTTTCACTTTTTTACCCTCCCGACAGCCGGACACATGACTCAAGAATTCCGTCAAAAGAAATTTCAGACATCCTCCCTCCCCGATGAAAAACAGGAGTCTCCCTGAACATAAACTCTCTCTATCTCAAGCCTTTTTATGGTGAAATGTCAATCTCCCCTCAAAATCATTCAGGAAAATTGGCAAACGATCCCTTCAGGGCTTAGAATGACAGGAATGCCTTCACACACCGGAAAGGACACCCTCATGTCGCCACCGCTCAGCAAAAAGCTAAAGATTTTATTTCTCTCCGTCGGTCTCATTTTTTTGGGAACAGTTCTGGCACTTGAGTTTCAGGCATCCTCTCCAAAAGGAAAACTTGAAGGGGGGACCCTTCAAAAGGCCGAGAAAAGCCTGGACACCAGAATGGGCGAGAAAATCCATGCACTCAACATGACACTGAAGGACCAGGACCACCTCCCGAGGGATCTCTTCGTCTCTCACGAGGTCCGCTATGAAGGACAAGTCTTCCAGGCAACAGTTGACAGTGAATGGGCGACTCTTCCCAAAAGGATCAAGGGACAGATCCTGAAAACAATCCTGGAAAACTACAGGAACTCACGACAGCAGCGGATGAAGGAAACCGGTGAACCCACGATCATTTTCCTTGAAGGAGAAAAGAAAGTGGCGGTCCACACGGTTCTCGAGGATATCATTCACTGATTCCGGCGATGGGATGGCTGACTAGACGAGAAAATCCAGATGGACAAAAGGGGTGTCGATAAAGCCCCTTGCCCATCTCCGGAAATCCTCCATGATCTGCTCAGGATCAGAAAGTCCCGGGGGATAACCGGTCCGGAACGCCCCCCTGACAACAGTCACTCCGGCTTCGTCTTCAAAAATAACCGCCCGCACAAGCCTTCCCCTTGGAGAACGCTCCATCTTGAAGCGAACAGACACAATCTTTGAAAATTCTATATGAAGATGCCAGTCGGAACGCTCAATCGTGAGATAGGAGTCTCCCAGCTCAAAAGTTTTGGCTTCCCCCGGAAAAAGTTCCGCGACCGCTCCCGGTGAGCGCACCGACAAAAGTGCCTGTTTCTCCAAAAACAACTCCGAGAGCAGATTTTTGATAAAGGCTCCGGAGAGCCCGACTGAACGATCAACGATCTTTTCATTCATGAGATATCCTTTGTTTTTGAGTCATTCGGATTCAGGTTATCGTGATCGGAAATCTCCCCATCACAGGGGGATTGCCTCATTGGGTATTTCACTCTATAATGGCCATTCTGTTAACCGATGGTCCCATCGTCTAGTGGCCCAGGACGCTGGCCTCTCACGCCGGAGACACGGGTTCGAACCCCGTTGGGACCACCAAGCAGAAAATCACTCAGCCCGAGGACGCTCCGGATTCGATCCTATCCAGTTTTAGCCGATGTCCCCCACCTTTCTCATAGTATGGATTGAAGTTGCCGCCACTCCAAACATTAGACGCTGTCCTTTTTGATCTTGACGGAACGCTTGTCGATTCGTTTGCCCCTATTCTCCTGTCCTTCAACCAGACCCTTTCGGAGCTGAAAACGGACATTGTCCTGACCCACCAAGCGATGCTTGGACTCGTGGGATGCTCTCTGGAAGATTCCTTCCGTATTCTTCTCCCTGAATCGGATGTCAAAAAAGCTTCAAGGAGATTCAGGGAAATCTACACGCCCCTTGCGGAAAGTCAGACCAGTCTGATGTCGGGAGCCCGGGACATTCTGGACTTTCTCTCCGAATCTAAAATACCGGCGGCGGTTGTGACAAACAAAATGGGAGAAGAAGCCAGGATCATCACCCGCTCTC
Encoded proteins:
- a CDS encoding HAD family hydrolase, producing MPPLQTLDAVLFDLDGTLVDSFAPILLSFNQTLSELKTDIVLTHQAMLGLVGCSLEDSFRILLPESDVKKASRRFREIYTPLAESQTSLMSGARDILDFLSESKIPAAVVTNKMGEEARIITRSLGICPPALFTLGEGDGFPEKPAPDMILEALSRIGASRENTLFVGDSPWDLHAARAACVPVCLIPTGTHPKKELLSLSPDFLFDDLKTLKKHLESKNTS